Proteins from a genomic interval of Streptomyces sp. NBC_01445:
- a CDS encoding GNAT family N-acetyltransferase: MTVIVRALRPEDAAAFARVRRAALPAMLATAESVAFDLAHAHPDARYRPLVAEADGEVVGTAQVGIAYDSPEPGQGYVNAYVHPERRGLGAGSLIVRAAEDYLAGESAVAVYSWVLDTPDDRAFAARRGYHASRPAHFLRLDLAHGTLPPLTAPPAGVTLRTGADFADNPRPLFDLDAETVSDEPSDVATEFTDYEHWLDETWHHPLTDHRLTSVAVADGRPVAFSLARTDDETRYTSGMTGTAREFRGRGLAKLAKNDSLHRAREAGITEAFTGNDAANGPMLAINKWFGYEICATEVRHVRTLT, encoded by the coding sequence ATGACTGTGATCGTCCGGGCCCTGCGGCCCGAGGACGCTGCGGCGTTCGCCCGGGTGCGGCGCGCCGCGCTGCCCGCCATGCTCGCGACCGCCGAGTCGGTCGCCTTCGATCTGGCGCACGCCCATCCGGACGCCCGGTACCGGCCGCTGGTCGCCGAGGCCGACGGCGAGGTCGTCGGCACCGCGCAGGTCGGGATCGCGTACGACAGTCCGGAACCGGGGCAGGGCTATGTGAACGCCTATGTGCACCCGGAGCGCCGCGGGCTCGGGGCCGGGTCCCTGATCGTGCGGGCGGCGGAGGATTATCTCGCCGGTGAGAGCGCCGTCGCCGTCTACTCGTGGGTGCTCGACACCCCGGACGACCGGGCGTTCGCCGCGCGCCGCGGCTACCACGCCAGCCGCCCCGCCCACTTCCTCCGACTCGACCTGGCGCACGGCACGCTGCCCCCGCTCACCGCGCCGCCGGCCGGAGTGACGCTGCGGACCGGCGCGGACTTCGCGGACAACCCGCGTCCCCTGTTCGACCTGGACGCGGAGACGGTGAGCGACGAACCGAGCGACGTGGCCACGGAGTTCACGGACTACGAGCACTGGCTCGACGAGACCTGGCACCATCCGCTGACCGACCATCGGCTGACGTCGGTGGCCGTGGCCGACGGCCGGCCCGTGGCGTTCAGCCTGGCCCGCACCGACGACGAGACCCGCTACACGTCCGGGATGACCGGCACCGCGCGGGAGTTCCGCGGCCGCGGCCTGGCCAAGCTCGCCAAGAACGACTCCCTGCACCGCGCCCGCGAGGCCGGCATCACTGAGGCGTTCACGGGCAACGACGCGGCGAACGGCCCGATGCTCGCGATCAACAAATGGTTCGGCTACGAGATCTGTGCCACGGAGGTACGCCATGTCCGCACCCTCACCTGA
- a CDS encoding GNAT family N-acetyltransferase, translating to MTHTVRRAEAADVPAVKAVTDAAYRHYIDRIGVVPAPMEADHGAEVAAGKVYVVDGERGGAPAVIGLVVIEPREDHLFLDSIAVHPDAHGQGVGRRLLAFVDEHARVLGLPEVRLYTNAMMWENQELYPRYGYEVVERRTDGLYDRIHYRKRLSAAPPA from the coding sequence ATGACTCACACAGTTCGCCGCGCCGAAGCAGCCGACGTACCCGCAGTGAAAGCGGTGACCGACGCCGCGTACCGCCACTACATCGACCGGATCGGAGTGGTGCCCGCGCCCATGGAGGCCGACCACGGCGCCGAGGTGGCCGCGGGCAAGGTGTACGTCGTGGACGGCGAGCGGGGCGGCGCGCCCGCCGTCATCGGACTCGTCGTCATCGAGCCCCGCGAGGACCATCTGTTCCTCGACAGCATCGCCGTCCACCCCGACGCCCATGGACAGGGCGTGGGGCGACGGCTGCTGGCGTTCGTCGACGAGCACGCGCGCGTGCTCGGCCTTCCCGAGGTGCGGCTCTACACGAACGCGATGATGTGGGAGAACCAGGAGCTCTATCCGCGCTACGGATACGAGGTCGTGGAGCGCCGCACCGACGGCCTCTACGACCGCATCCACTACCGCAAGCGGCTCTCCGCGGCCCCGCCCGCCTGA
- a CDS encoding GntR family transcriptional regulator, whose amino-acid sequence MTLMIDIDAGAATAPYEQVRAQIAGQALSGTLPVGYKLPTVRGLAETLGLAANTVAKAYRALESDGVIETRGRNGTFVAAAGDASAREAAAAAAAFAERAHRLGLTEPQALAAVRDALRASYGEKG is encoded by the coding sequence GTGACCTTGATGATCGACATCGATGCGGGCGCGGCGACGGCGCCCTACGAACAGGTACGGGCCCAGATCGCCGGGCAGGCCCTCTCCGGGACCCTGCCCGTCGGCTACAAACTGCCGACGGTGCGCGGGCTCGCCGAGACGCTCGGCCTGGCCGCGAACACGGTGGCCAAGGCGTATCGGGCGCTCGAGTCGGACGGGGTGATCGAGACGCGCGGCCGCAACGGCACGTTCGTCGCCGCCGCCGGTGACGCGTCGGCCCGGGAGGCCGCGGCGGCGGCCGCCGCGTTCGCGGAACGGGCCCACCGCCTCGGCCTCACCGAGCCGCAGGCACTCGCCGCGGTACGGGACGCGCTGCGGGCGTCGTACGGGGAGAAGGGGTAA
- a CDS encoding DUF5925 domain-containing protein, with amino-acid sequence MSANPHDALPIRLNVDDSDSPADVVDALFLGRFATGEQPHSHAANIDRVRSGATLLPPDAVVLRSARDDDRSATLAEGDGWTVLVSRWNRGADVTVTATTAELAEKVLGQATDGAADEPEPQPENVTMGFWYVSPRRGPHRTTRQISAGTWDEVRDNYTAPVAGAMDQLMKTTPEDIAGRLLLLHGPPGTGKTSALRTLARSWRDWCQVDCVLDPERLFSDVGYLMDIAIGEDDGTAKGRWRLLLLEDCDELIRGEAKHTAGQALSRLLNLTDGLLGQGRNVLVGVTTNEDLERLHPAVVRPGRCLARIEVGPLTHRESVNWLGSEEGVSRDGATLAELYALRRGTSPTSVPDPRESADAGLYL; translated from the coding sequence ATGTCTGCGAACCCACACGACGCGCTGCCGATCCGGCTCAACGTCGACGACAGCGACTCTCCTGCCGACGTCGTCGACGCGCTGTTCCTCGGCCGCTTCGCAACGGGCGAGCAGCCGCACTCGCACGCGGCGAACATCGACCGCGTGCGGTCGGGGGCCACCCTCCTGCCGCCCGACGCGGTGGTCCTGCGCTCCGCGCGTGACGACGACCGCAGCGCGACGCTCGCCGAGGGCGACGGCTGGACCGTCCTCGTCTCCCGCTGGAACAGGGGCGCCGACGTCACGGTGACGGCGACCACCGCGGAACTCGCCGAGAAGGTGCTCGGGCAGGCCACGGACGGCGCCGCAGACGAGCCCGAACCCCAGCCGGAGAACGTGACGATGGGGTTCTGGTACGTCTCGCCCCGGCGCGGGCCGCACCGCACCACGCGGCAGATCTCGGCCGGTACGTGGGACGAGGTGCGGGACAACTACACGGCGCCGGTGGCCGGGGCCATGGACCAGCTGATGAAGACGACCCCGGAGGACATCGCGGGCCGGCTGCTCCTGCTGCACGGTCCTCCCGGCACGGGCAAGACGTCCGCGCTGCGCACCCTGGCCCGGTCCTGGCGGGACTGGTGCCAGGTGGACTGCGTACTCGACCCGGAGCGGCTGTTCTCCGACGTCGGCTATCTCATGGACATCGCGATCGGCGAGGACGACGGCACGGCGAAGGGCCGCTGGCGCCTCCTGCTCCTGGAGGACTGCGACGAGCTCATCCGGGGCGAGGCCAAGCACACGGCGGGGCAGGCACTCTCACGCCTGCTCAACCTGACGGACGGCCTGCTCGGACAGGGGCGGAACGTGCTGGTCGGCGTCACGACGAACGAGGACCTGGAGCGCCTCCACCCGGCGGTCGTGCGCCCCGGCCGCTGCCTGGCCCGTATCGAGGTGGGCCCCCTCACCCACCGCGAGTCGGTGAACTGGCTCGGCAGCGAGGAGGGCGTGAGCCGCGACGGCGCGACACTCGCCGAGCTGTACGCGCTGCGCCGCGGCACCAGCCCGACATCGGTCCCGGACCCGCGCGAGTCGGCGGACGCGGGGCTGTACTTGTAG
- a CDS encoding lipopolysaccharide biosynthesis protein yields the protein MSDTTTAQAATTTPTTEPQPPAGRKLRLPGMGKGGKGNKEAMGSGGGNQLFRNAYALMLNTGISGVLGVGFWLAAAHYYTADAVGQGSAAIAAMKFLAGLTAVTLTGALARFIPIAGRATGRFIFCTYAGSSVAVSFAALVFLLTLDMWGPSYRFLHGPVNGLGFIAAVVAWSLLTLQDGVLTGLRSALWVPVGNTVFSTVKLGLLVAFAVAVPTTGVFVSWVVAIATSVVPLGWLVFRRLVPRHIKATGGKADPPTLRQMGRFLAGDYTGSLFSLAVVYLVPVLIASQVSSADNAYFYITTTIGGTVNLLAINMGASLTVEGAHDPAQLAANTRAALRRMARIMLPVCGLLFLAAPLVLHIFGDDYAHAATPLLRWFAVGAALRVVMETYFAVLRAQSRTAGLAWLQGLLCVLVLGLTLLLLPRMGLTGAGVAEISSLAVIVAIAAPKLYRIVRTAPPAPPAVVAAPDGDLADLGTPDMTTGARRQGPGQALRGTLDSDTLHLAVQLNLDHQERRPDVRPGPATPAHGTPAAGGGEDDMGHRPTWALKSPPPPAPRPPAEPEPEPKPATVSATSETSATSEASVTSGIASTSSTSGTGGISDTAVLAPPATDAPAARPLRDRLALLSPRIVVLALLLVAALGLYWGPVLGLGDGDLDGMGGLGLISVLPPATLLGAALLIGVFASLLWLERPHKWLLLLTLLATVVSLHALPAVIEAEPRFATAWQHLGFMEYIDRTGSAVPDLDARWSWPGFFAVATFFARACGVTDMTEVIRWWPLAMQLLYLAPMFLLTRSMRASWRARWTGLWIFVLSGWVGQDYFSPQGFTYLLYLAFVAILLVWFRAPRVLWTKRRPGELEVEPTDRRQQAVLLLVLIGLFAATVPAHQLTPFVMLGVLAVLVLVGRSELRGLPILFAVLVAVWVSFLAEPYWSGHFDELFGGLGGVGGNVSSSVSGRIQGGSSAHKLVLYARVLLAGGVMAFACWGWWRRRDAKYRERSLLVLTFVPFLGFGMQSYGGEMALRVFMFALPGAALLAGLALFPRTGITAKERDRDRVSLAPLAALMAGLILMGGFLVARWGNEPFERIRPGEVAAMDYVYAHDDPTVRLLWMSNDIVDNVTPAMPWGTRDMEKVQYVPTLAPVDPVLVSSLVKALKDAGPNSYLMINKSQVVYLQMDVGYSKTWETRLIRNLDDRQELTKVLVNDDVTMYTLRKQPSGEVPKAEPGPIGPQITWTPWSVVGGLAAVALVLLLGAREIVRVAVRPGVRQLRWLQSSFWFSLPLLAVLLASILQRFLTMA from the coding sequence GTGTCTGACACGACCACCGCCCAGGCCGCCACGACCACTCCGACCACCGAGCCCCAGCCACCGGCCGGCCGCAAACTGCGGCTGCCCGGCATGGGCAAGGGCGGCAAGGGCAACAAGGAAGCCATGGGCTCGGGGGGCGGGAACCAGCTGTTCCGTAACGCCTATGCCCTGATGCTCAACACCGGCATCTCCGGGGTGCTCGGCGTCGGCTTCTGGCTGGCTGCCGCGCACTACTACACCGCGGACGCGGTCGGTCAGGGCTCGGCGGCGATCGCGGCGATGAAGTTCCTCGCGGGGCTCACCGCCGTGACGCTGACGGGCGCCCTGGCCCGCTTCATCCCCATCGCGGGACGGGCCACGGGGCGTTTCATCTTCTGCACATACGCGGGCAGTTCCGTCGCTGTGTCGTTCGCGGCGCTCGTCTTCCTGCTCACGCTCGACATGTGGGGGCCCTCGTACCGCTTCCTGCACGGGCCGGTCAACGGGCTCGGTTTCATCGCGGCTGTTGTCGCCTGGTCACTGCTCACGCTCCAGGACGGTGTGCTGACCGGCCTGCGCAGCGCGCTGTGGGTACCGGTCGGCAACACCGTGTTCTCGACCGTGAAGCTGGGGCTGCTCGTCGCCTTCGCCGTGGCCGTCCCGACCACCGGCGTGTTCGTGTCGTGGGTCGTCGCCATCGCCACGTCGGTGGTGCCGCTGGGCTGGCTGGTGTTCCGGCGCCTCGTGCCACGCCACATCAAGGCCACCGGCGGCAAGGCGGATCCACCGACTCTGCGCCAGATGGGCCGCTTCCTGGCGGGCGACTACACGGGCTCCCTGTTCTCGCTCGCCGTCGTCTACCTCGTCCCGGTCCTGATCGCCTCGCAGGTCAGCTCCGCCGACAACGCGTACTTCTACATCACCACCACCATCGGCGGCACCGTCAATCTGCTGGCCATCAACATGGGCGCCTCGCTGACCGTGGAAGGCGCGCACGATCCGGCGCAGCTCGCCGCGAACACCCGGGCGGCGCTGCGCCGGATGGCACGGATCATGCTGCCGGTCTGCGGGCTGCTCTTCCTCGCGGCGCCGCTGGTCCTGCACATCTTCGGCGACGACTACGCGCACGCGGCGACCCCGCTGCTGCGCTGGTTCGCCGTCGGCGCGGCGCTGCGCGTGGTCATGGAGACGTACTTCGCGGTGCTGCGTGCGCAGAGCCGGACGGCCGGGCTCGCCTGGCTGCAGGGCCTGTTGTGCGTCCTGGTCCTCGGCCTGACGCTGCTGCTCCTGCCCCGGATGGGCCTGACGGGCGCGGGCGTCGCGGAGATCTCCAGCCTGGCCGTGATCGTGGCGATCGCCGCGCCGAAGCTGTACCGCATCGTGCGGACCGCTCCCCCGGCGCCGCCGGCCGTCGTGGCGGCCCCGGACGGCGATCTGGCCGACCTCGGCACTCCGGACATGACCACGGGGGCCAGGCGTCAGGGCCCCGGGCAGGCGCTGCGCGGCACGCTCGACTCGGACACCCTGCACCTCGCGGTGCAGCTCAATCTGGACCATCAGGAGCGGCGCCCCGACGTGCGGCCGGGGCCCGCGACACCCGCGCACGGGACGCCGGCGGCGGGGGGCGGGGAGGACGACATGGGGCACCGGCCGACCTGGGCGCTGAAGTCTCCACCGCCGCCGGCACCGAGACCGCCCGCGGAGCCCGAACCGGAGCCGAAGCCGGCCACCGTCTCTGCCACATCCGAAACCTCTGCCACGTCGGAGGCTTCCGTCACCTCGGGCATCGCCAGCACATCCAGCACCTCAGGCACTGGCGGCATCTCTGACACCGCAGTTCTCGCCCCGCCTGCCACGGACGCCCCCGCCGCCCGGCCCCTGCGGGACCGCCTCGCGCTGCTCAGCCCCCGCATCGTCGTCCTGGCCCTGCTGCTCGTCGCCGCGCTCGGGCTGTACTGGGGACCCGTGCTGGGCCTGGGCGACGGCGATCTCGACGGGATGGGCGGGCTCGGGCTCATCTCGGTGCTGCCGCCCGCGACGCTGCTGGGCGCGGCGCTCCTGATCGGGGTGTTCGCGTCCCTTCTGTGGCTCGAACGCCCGCACAAATGGCTGCTGTTGCTGACGCTGCTCGCCACGGTCGTCTCGCTGCACGCGCTGCCCGCCGTGATCGAGGCGGAGCCGCGGTTCGCGACGGCGTGGCAGCACCTCGGCTTCATGGAGTACATCGACAGGACCGGCTCGGCGGTGCCCGACCTCGACGCGCGCTGGAGCTGGCCGGGGTTCTTCGCCGTCGCGACGTTCTTCGCCAGGGCGTGCGGCGTCACAGACATGACCGAGGTCATCCGCTGGTGGCCGCTCGCCATGCAACTGCTCTACCTGGCGCCGATGTTCCTGCTCACGCGCTCGATGCGGGCGAGCTGGCGCGCCCGGTGGACCGGGCTGTGGATCTTCGTCCTGAGCGGCTGGGTCGGCCAGGACTACTTCTCCCCGCAGGGCTTCACGTACCTCCTCTACCTGGCCTTCGTCGCCATCCTGCTGGTGTGGTTCCGGGCGCCGCGGGTGCTGTGGACCAAGCGGCGGCCCGGCGAGCTGGAGGTCGAGCCCACCGACCGGCGCCAGCAGGCGGTGCTGCTGCTCGTCCTGATCGGCCTGTTCGCGGCGACGGTCCCGGCCCACCAGCTCACCCCGTTCGTGATGCTCGGGGTCCTCGCGGTCCTGGTGCTCGTGGGCCGCTCCGAGCTACGCGGCCTGCCTATCCTGTTCGCGGTCCTGGTCGCCGTCTGGGTCTCGTTCCTCGCGGAGCCGTACTGGTCGGGCCACTTCGACGAGCTGTTCGGCGGGCTCGGCGGCGTCGGCGGCAATGTGTCGTCGTCGGTCTCCGGGCGTATCCAGGGCGGCAGTTCGGCCCACAAACTCGTCCTCTACGCGCGCGTGCTGCTCGCCGGAGGTGTGATGGCGTTCGCGTGCTGGGGCTGGTGGCGGCGGCGCGACGCCAAGTACCGGGAGCGCTCCCTCCTCGTCCTGACGTTCGTCCCGTTCCTGGGCTTCGGCATGCAGTCGTACGGCGGCGAGATGGCGCTGCGCGTCTTCATGTTCGCGCTGCCGGGCGCCGCGCTGCTCGCCGGCCTCGCGCTGTTCCCGCGCACCGGGATCACCGCGAAGGAACGCGACCGCGACCGGGTGAGCCTCGCGCCGCTCGCCGCGCTGATGGCCGGCCTGATCCTCATGGGCGGCTTCCTTGTGGCGCGCTGGGGCAACGAGCCGTTCGAGCGGATCAGGCCGGGCGAGGTCGCGGCGATGGACTACGTCTACGCGCACGACGACCCGACGGTCCGCCTCCTGTGGATGAGCAACGACATCGTCGACAACGTGACGCCCGCGATGCCGTGGGGCACGCGTGACATGGAGAAGGTGCAGTACGTTCCCACCCTCGCGCCCGTCGACCCCGTGCTCGTCTCCAGCCTGGTGAAGGCGCTCAAGGACGCGGGCCCGAACTCGTACCTCATGATCAACAAGAGTCAGGTCGTCTATCTGCAGATGGACGTCGGCTACTCGAAGACCTGGGAGACGCGGCTCATCCGCAATCTCGACGACCGCCAGGAGCTGACGAAGGTCCTCGTCAACGACGACGTCACGATGTACACCCTGCGCAAGCAGCCGAGCGGTGAGGTCCCGAAGGCCGAGCCTGGGCCGATCGGCCCGCAGATCACCTGGACCCCGTGGTCCGTGGTGGGCGGGCTCGCGGCTGTCGCCCTGGTACTGCTGCTCGGGGCGCGCGAGATCGTGCGGGTGGCGGTACGTCCGGGGGTGCGGCAACTGCGCTGGCTGCAGAGCAGCTTCTGGTTCTCGCTGCCGCTGCTCGCGGTGCTGCTCGCGTCCATCCTCCAGAGGTTCCTGACGATGGCGTAG
- a CDS encoding DUF402 domain-containing protein: MSAPSPESAGSLDVVLVKAGRLKIRYPADVVRDDGTRVTVTAAWASPGVRDFGFVQFGPGDVFTEHYWRDRWYAVKEVRTGGGTLKGWYCDVTRPAVREDGELRVEDLDLDLWVSADGSDVLRLDEDEFAQSGLAERDPHAAAAAVRALDDLELLARTEGFGRLLA, from the coding sequence ATGTCCGCACCCTCACCTGAGTCCGCCGGGTCCCTCGACGTGGTCCTCGTCAAGGCGGGCCGGCTCAAGATCCGTTACCCCGCGGACGTCGTCCGTGACGACGGCACGCGCGTGACCGTCACCGCCGCCTGGGCCTCCCCCGGGGTCAGGGACTTCGGGTTCGTGCAGTTCGGGCCGGGCGACGTCTTCACCGAGCACTACTGGCGGGACCGGTGGTACGCGGTCAAGGAGGTACGCACCGGCGGCGGCACGCTCAAGGGCTGGTACTGCGATGTGACGCGGCCGGCGGTCCGCGAGGACGGCGAGCTCCGCGTGGAGGATCTCGACCTCGACCTGTGGGTATCGGCGGACGGCAGCGACGTACTGCGCCTCGACGAGGACGAGTTCGCACAGAGCGGGCTCGCGGAGCGCGATCCGCACGCGGCGGCGGCCGCAGTCCGCGCCCTCGACGACCTCGAACTCCTCGCGCGCACCGAGGGGTTCGGCCGGCTATTGGCCTAG
- a CDS encoding class I SAM-dependent methyltransferase — protein sequence MKMSEDTTKRDMAPLEPVDWDAEAAAFDDEPDHGLRDPVVREAWAARLRDWLPDHPCDLLDLGCGTGSMSLLATGQGHSVTAVDLSPAMVDLARAKLAGRAARVLVGDAAAPPVAGETFDVILMRHVAWTLPDLDGALAHWLSLLRPGGRLILVEGVWGTLSPVGIPAARLTGALAPLAAHVRHEPLSGDASLWGRQVEDDRYAVVATLGQ from the coding sequence ATGAAGATGAGCGAGGACACCACGAAACGGGACATGGCGCCCCTCGAACCGGTCGACTGGGACGCCGAGGCCGCGGCCTTCGACGACGAACCCGACCACGGCCTGCGTGATCCCGTCGTGCGCGAGGCCTGGGCCGCGCGCCTGCGGGACTGGCTGCCGGATCACCCCTGTGACCTGCTCGACCTGGGCTGCGGCACGGGCAGCATGTCGCTGCTCGCCACCGGCCAGGGACACAGCGTGACCGCGGTCGACCTGTCGCCCGCCATGGTGGACCTCGCGCGCGCCAAGCTGGCCGGCCGGGCCGCGCGGGTGCTCGTCGGGGACGCCGCGGCGCCGCCCGTCGCAGGCGAGACCTTCGACGTCATACTCATGCGGCACGTCGCGTGGACACTGCCCGACCTCGACGGCGCCCTCGCGCACTGGCTCTCGCTGCTGCGGCCCGGCGGGCGGCTGATCCTGGTGGAGGGCGTGTGGGGAACGCTCAGCCCCGTCGGCATTCCGGCGGCCCGGCTCACCGGCGCCCTCGCTCCGCTCGCCGCCCACGTCCGGCACGAACCGCTCTCCGGGGACGCGTCGCTGTGGGGGAGACAGGTCGAGGACGACCGGTACGCGGTGGTCGCGACGCTAGGCCAATAG
- a CDS encoding GH39 family glycosyl hydrolase, protein MGRHGWVSGAGRWRLTALLGVGVAALALVLTVISTLPSDRADDRGTTSAGDKVHGSPSDPPAQLGPAVGWGFTHTQYSADEGDDGATRRVEDRLSGQSVPQIQHIMGWGAGNPEPVKGRYDFDEMDRRIDFIRKSGGTPVVTLCCSPDWMKGGKAGVDNTDWSRQSLETAPDRAHFKDFAALAATVAKRYPDVRHFIVWNEFKGFWNNGKQRWDYEGYTELYNLVYKALKKVDKDIMVGGPYLVMDSVDPRQTENASADVKGPWGSMDQRVLDAFDYWNKNKAGADFVVVDGSSYTVDDELLPNEFKATDKLTAVGKWVERQTGDLPLWWAEYYVEPGDQNDDRKGWSEPHRVAVQASGLVAMAKGGASSGFYWNPEEKTGTTCAGCLWTPTQSGDGGAKLPMYDLISRFHKAFPPGTKYETVPVAADDVPNVRVLADDKTVVVVNTLNRKISAQVDGKRFEMGAYELKWLERK, encoded by the coding sequence ATGGGACGTCATGGGTGGGTTTCGGGGGCGGGGCGGTGGCGGCTCACCGCTCTGCTCGGCGTGGGGGTGGCCGCTCTGGCCCTGGTGCTGACGGTGATCAGCACACTGCCGAGCGACCGGGCCGACGACAGGGGCACCACGAGCGCGGGTGACAAGGTGCACGGCTCCCCGTCCGATCCGCCCGCACAGCTGGGGCCGGCGGTCGGGTGGGGCTTCACACACACCCAGTACAGCGCGGACGAGGGCGACGACGGTGCCACGCGGCGGGTCGAGGACAGGCTCTCCGGCCAGTCGGTTCCGCAGATCCAGCACATCATGGGCTGGGGCGCGGGGAACCCGGAGCCCGTCAAGGGCCGTTACGACTTCGACGAGATGGACCGCCGGATCGACTTCATCAGGAAGTCGGGCGGCACCCCCGTCGTCACCCTGTGCTGTTCGCCGGACTGGATGAAGGGCGGCAAGGCGGGGGTCGACAACACGGACTGGAGCCGGCAGTCCCTGGAGACCGCGCCCGACCGCGCGCACTTCAAGGACTTCGCCGCGCTCGCCGCGACGGTCGCCAAGCGCTACCCGGACGTGCGCCACTTCATCGTCTGGAACGAGTTCAAGGGCTTCTGGAACAACGGGAAGCAGCGCTGGGACTACGAGGGCTACACGGAGCTGTACAACCTCGTCTACAAGGCCCTCAAGAAGGTCGACAAGGACATCATGGTCGGCGGGCCCTATCTGGTGATGGACAGCGTCGACCCGCGTCAGACCGAGAACGCGTCGGCGGACGTGAAGGGGCCCTGGGGCAGCATGGACCAGCGCGTCCTCGACGCCTTCGACTACTGGAACAAGAACAAGGCGGGCGCCGACTTCGTCGTCGTCGACGGCTCCAGCTACACCGTCGACGACGAGCTGCTGCCCAACGAGTTCAAGGCCACCGACAAACTCACCGCCGTCGGCAAGTGGGTGGAGCGACAGACCGGTGACCTGCCCCTGTGGTGGGCCGAGTACTACGTGGAGCCCGGCGACCAGAACGACGACCGCAAGGGCTGGAGCGAGCCGCACCGCGTCGCCGTCCAGGCGTCCGGCCTTGTCGCGATGGCCAAGGGCGGCGCGTCCTCCGGCTTCTACTGGAACCCGGAGGAGAAGACGGGCACGACGTGCGCCGGCTGTCTGTGGACGCCCACGCAGTCGGGCGACGGCGGCGCGAAGCTGCCCATGTACGACCTGATCTCCCGCTTCCACAAGGCGTTCCCGCCCGGCACCAAGTACGAGACGGTGCCGGTCGCCGCGGACGACGTGCCGAACGTGCGGGTGCTCGCCGACGACAAGACCGTCGTCGTGGTGAACACCCTGAACCGGAAGATCAGCGCGCAGGTCGACGGGAAGCGGTTCGAGATGGGTGCGTACGAACTGAAGTGGCTCGAGCGGAAGTAG
- a CDS encoding polysaccharide deacetylase family protein, which produces MSTPVPILMYHSVAREPNDATRELSVTPEAFAEQLAAVADLGLTPLTTTELAAVWRSPGRALPERPVLITFDDGYEGVHRHALPVLAKHGFPSTLFVSTGWLRGAYDTGGGLDTMLGWDEVRALADAGTEIGGHSHTHPQLDQLDDDALGFELLRCKEIVADELGAVPVSFAYPYGYSSRRVRAAVRGAGFAQSLAVGNGLARRRQGPYALQRVTVRRATGIEEFTRLVEGRAIARNFVRDRALTKGYALVRRARQVRRKAIRTRV; this is translated from the coding sequence ATGAGCACGCCCGTGCCCATCCTCATGTACCACTCGGTGGCGCGTGAGCCGAACGACGCGACGCGCGAGCTGTCGGTGACGCCCGAGGCGTTCGCCGAGCAGCTCGCGGCGGTCGCCGACCTCGGCCTCACTCCCCTGACGACCACCGAACTCGCCGCGGTCTGGCGCTCCCCGGGGCGGGCCCTGCCCGAGCGTCCCGTCCTCATCACCTTCGACGACGGCTACGAGGGCGTGCACCGTCACGCGCTCCCCGTCCTCGCCAAGCACGGCTTCCCGTCGACGCTGTTCGTGTCGACGGGCTGGCTGCGCGGGGCGTACGACACCGGGGGCGGGCTCGACACGATGCTCGGCTGGGACGAGGTGCGCGCGCTCGCCGACGCCGGGACGGAGATCGGCGGGCACAGCCACACGCATCCGCAGCTCGACCAGCTCGACGACGACGCGCTCGGCTTCGAGCTGCTGCGCTGCAAGGAGATCGTCGCCGATGAACTCGGCGCGGTGCCGGTGTCGTTCGCGTACCCGTACGGCTACTCCAGCCGACGGGTGCGCGCCGCCGTGCGCGGGGCCGGGTTCGCCCAGTCCCTGGCCGTCGGCAACGGACTGGCCAGGCGGCGGCAGGGCCCGTACGCACTCCAGCGCGTCACCGTGCGCCGCGCCACCGGTATCGAGGAGTTCACGCGGCTCGTGGAGGGCCGCGCGATCGCCCGTAACTTCGTCAGGGACCGTGCCCTCACCAAGGGGTACGCCCTGGTCCGCAGAGCCCGACAGGTCCGCCGGAAGGCAATCCGAACCCGTGTCTGA